A DNA window from Castanea sativa cultivar Marrone di Chiusa Pesio chromosome 7, ASM4071231v1 contains the following coding sequences:
- the LOC142643438 gene encoding cytochrome P450 CYP73A100-like, with amino-acid sequence MGHLASKSIFYTLVTTILILIPFNKFLFSHLSIPLTPILLLVPLIVYYFFHSISNHSTTLPPGPLSIPIFGNWLQVGNDLNHRLLASMAQTYGPVFLLKLGSKNLAVVSNPELANQVLHTQGVEFGSRPRNVVFDIFTGNGQDMVFTIYGDHWRKMRRIMTLPFFTNKVVHQYSDMWEDEMDLVVHDLNKNEEVRTKGIVIRKRLQLMLYNIMYRMMFDAKFESQEDPLFIEATKFNSERSRLAQSFDYNYGDFIPLLRPFLNGYLNRCRDLQSRRLAFFNNYFVEKRRKIMAANGEKHKISCAIDHIIDAQMKGEINAENVLYIVENINVAAIETTLWSMEWAIAELVNHPHVQRKIREEISAVLKGQAVTESNLHELPYLQATVKETLRLHSPIPLLVPHMNLEEAKLGGYTIPKESKVVVNAWWLSNNPEWWQNPEEFRPERFLEEECGTDAVAGGKVDFRFLPFGMGRRSCPGIILALPILGLIISKLVCNFEMRAPLGMEKIDVSEKGGQFSLHIANHSTVAFEPIIA; translated from the exons atggGTCATCTAGCTTCAAAATCCATCTTTTACACCCTTGTTACCACAATACTCATTCTCATTCCATTTAACAAGTTCTTATTCTCCCACCTCTCCATACCTTTAACACCAATCCTTCTCTTAGTTCCTCTCATTGTTTACTACTTTTTCCACTCTATTTCTAACCACTCTACCACCCTCCCTCCAGGTCCTCTCTCTATCCCAATCTTTGGAAACTGGCTCCAAGTTGGCAATGACCTAAACCACCGCCTTTTAGCCTCCATGGCTCAAACCTATGGCCCCGTATTCCTCCTCAAACTTGGGTCCAAAAACTTAGCTGTTGTGTCCAACCCTGAGCTTGCCAACCAAGTCCTCCACACACAAGGTGTTGAATTTGGTTCACGCCCACGTAATGTTGTCTTTGACATATTCACAGGCAATGGACAAGACATGGTTTTCACAATCTATGGTGACCATTGGCGCAAAATGAGACGCATCATGACACTACCATTTTTCACCAACAAAGTTGTGCACCAATACAGTGACATGTGGGAGGATGAGATGGACTTGGTTGTACATGACTTGAACAAAAATGAGGAAGTGAGAACCAAGGGAATAGTTATTAGGAAGAGATTGCAATTGATGCTATACAATATTATGTACAGAATGATGTTTGATGCCAAGTTTGAGTCACAAGAGGACCCTTTGTTCATTGAGGCAACAAAGTTTAACTCTGAAAGGAGTCGGTTGGCTCAGAGTTTTGACTATAATTATGGGGATTTTATTCCTTTGCTTAGACCATTTTTAAATGGGTACTTGAACAGGTGCAGAGATTTGCAAAGTAGGCGGCTAGCATTTTTCAACAACTATTTTGTCGAGAAAAGAAG GAAAATAATGGCTGCCAATGGAGAGAAGCATAAAATAAGCTGTGCGATCGATCACATAATAGATGCTCAAATGAAAGGAGAAATCAATGCAGAAAATGTGCTATACATAGTCGAGAACATCAATGTTGCAGCAATTGAGACAACATTATGGTCCATGGAATGGGCTATAGCTGAGTTAGTCAACCATCCTCATGTCCAACGCAAGATTCGTGAAGAAATCTCAGCCGTCCTAAAGGGCCAAGCAGTCACGGAATCTAACCTCCATGAGCTACCATATTTGCAAGCCACAGTAAAAGAGACATTGAGGTTGCACAGCCCAATACCTTTGTTGGTACCCCATATGAACCTTGAAGAAGCAAAACTTGGTGGTTACACCATTCCTAAAGAGTCAAAGGTAGTGGTAAATGCATGGTGGCTATCAAACAACCCTGAATGGTGGCAAAACCCTGAGGAATTCCGGCCAGAGCGGTTCTTGGAAGAAGAATGTGGCACAGATGCTGTGGCTGGTGGTAAGGTCGATTTTCGATTCTTACCATTTGGTATGGGTAGGAGGAGCTGTCCCGGTATCATTCTTGCACTGCCAATATTAGGCCTTATCATTTCCAAATTAGTGTGTAACTTTGAGATGAGGGCTCCTCTTGGAATGGAGAAAATTGATGTGAGTGAGAAAGGGGGGCAATTCAGCTTGCACATTGCAAACCATTCTACAGTTGCCTTCGAGCCCATTATTGCATGA
- the LOC142644710 gene encoding putative pectinesterase/pectinesterase inhibitor 24: MINMSSFKAYGKIDEAEQLKLEARQKTRKRVIIISISSIILVCVIVGAVLGTSHSSRENSQSGGTSQSSAASIKAVCDLTLYPNTCYSSLSPLNNSSHIQPEDIFKLATQVAMNELSKVAQYFSGHNAFNGSADNMTVAALENCVQLLSLALDHLNMVLSSGSLTLLEAADDLKTWLSSAGTYQDTCKEGFETANATVKTSITNWLQNSTELTSNCLAIISWISNVESSLKLRRLMSFTGHYEDPEWLNPKDRKLLQSWDVKKQANIIVAQDGSGQYKNISAALTAVPDKSTNRFVIYVKKGTYYENVKVNKNKWNIVMVGDGMNDTVVYGSLNNIDGTPTFSTATFAVTGKGFIAIDMGFRNIAGAIKHQAVALLSDSDHSIFYRCFIDAFQDSLYAHTNRQFYSECNITGTVDFIFGNSAVVFQNCNILPKEPLLGQQNTITAQGKFDPNQNTGISIQNCTIFPYGYANLSCQTYLGRPWKNYSTTVYIGNSLGSLINSSGWLPWVGTSAPDTIFYSEFQNYGPGSSTNDRVQWKGVKNMTSHQVSKFTVSSFIKGDKWIPAAGVPYKSGL; the protein is encoded by the coding sequence ATGATAAACATGTCTTCTTTCAAAGCCTATGGCAAAATTGATGAAGCTGAGCAATTAAAGCTTGAAGCTCGTCAGAAGACCCGAAAGAGAGTCATCATCATAAGTATATCCTCCATAATTCTTGTTTGTGTTATAGTGGGTGCAGTGCTTGGAACTTCTCATAGTTCCAGAGAAAATTCTCAAAGTGGTGGTACTTCTCAGTCTTCAGCTGCTTCTATTAAAGCCGTTTGTGACCTTACCTTGTACCCAAATACTTGTTACAGCAGCCTTTCTCCACTGAATAACTCAAGCCACATTCAGCCAGAGGACATCTTCAAGTTGGCAACCCAAGTGGCCATGAATGAATTGTCTAAAGTCGCTCAATACTTCTCGGGTCACAATGCTTTTAATGGTAGCGCTGACAACATGACTGTCGCAGCCTTGGAAAATTGTGTCCAACTTTTGAGCCTAGCACTGGATCATCTCAATATGGTACTGTCCTCTGGGTCATTAACATTGCTAGAAGCTGCTGATGATCTCAAAACTTGGCTGAGTTCAGCAGGTACTTACCAGGATACATGCAAAGAAGGCTTTGAGACTGCAAATGCAACAGTTAAGACCAGCATTACCAATTGGCTACAGAATTCTACTGAACTAACTAGCAACTGCCTTGCCATCATATCATGGATTTCAAATGTAGAAAGCTCTTTAAAGCTTAGACGGCTAATGAGTTTCACTGGGCACTATGAAGATCCAGAGTGGCTGAATCCTAAGGATAGGAAGCTACTTCAAAGTTGGGATGTGAAGAAGCAGGCCAACATCATTGTGGCACAAGATGGTTCTGGCCAGTACAAAAATATAAGTGCTGCCCTTACTGCAGTCCCAGATAAAAGCACAAACAGGTTTGTGATATATGTGAAGAAAGGGACGTATTATGAAAACGTAAAGGTCAATAAGAACAAGTGGAACATTGTGATGGTTGGTGATGGGATGAATGATACAGTTGTATACGGTAGCCTCAATAATATTGATGGGACTCCAACATTTTCAACAGCAACATTTGCTGTAACTGGCAAGGGCTTCATTGCTATAGACATGGGGTTCAGGAACATTGCAGGTGCAATCAAGCATCAGGCAGTGGCCTTATTGTCAGACTCGGACCATTCCATCTTTTACCGGTGTTTTATTGATGCATTTCAGGACAGCCTCTATGCACATACCAACAGGCAATTCTACAGTGAATGCAATATCACAGGGACAGTTGATTTCATCTTTGGAAACTCAGCAGTGGTGTTTCAAAACTGCAACATACTGCCTAAAGAGCCTTTACTTGGCCAGCAAAATACCATCACAGCACAAGGCAAGTTTGACCCAAATCAGAACACTGGAATCTCAATCCAGAATTGCACCATTTTCCCATATGGATATGCAAACTTGAGCTGCCAAACATACCTTGGAAGGCCTTGGAAGAATTACTCCACAACTGTATATATAGGTAACAGTTTGGGGAGTCTTATTAACTCTAGTGGATGGTTGCCATGGGTAGGCACATCAGCTCCAGACACCATATTTTACAGTGAGTTTCAAAATTATGGACCCGGTTCATCAACAAATGATAGAGTCCAATGGAAGGGGGTGAAGAACATGACCAGCCACCAAGTCAGCAAATTCACTGTGAGTTCATTCATCAAAGGGGATAAATGGATCCCGGCTGCAGGTGTTCCATACAAATCAGGTCTGTGA
- the LOC142643435 gene encoding biotin carboxylase 1, chloroplastic, which produces MDATLPFCKSVTSPPGLFVGRSRGIRASQCSFMVGTSRVNFPRQRVVGAQVGGYKSKKRGGALNATCRAEKILIANRGEIAVRVIRTAHEMGIPCVAVYSTIDKDALHVKLADESVCIGEAPSNQSYLLIPNVLSAAISHKCTMLHPGYGFLAENAVFVEMCKEHRINFIGPNPDSIRVMGDKSTARETMKKAGVPTVPGSDGLLQSTEEAIRLANEIGYPVMIKATAGGGGRGMRLAKEPDEFVKLLQQAKSEAAAAFGNDGVYLEKYIQNPRHIEFQVLADKYGNVVHFGERDCSIQRRNQKLLEEAPSPALTPELRKAMGDAAVAAAASIGYIGVGTVEFLLDERGSFYFMEMNTRIQVEHPVTEMISSVDLIEEQILVAMGEKLRYKQEDIVLRGHSIECRINAEDAFKGFRPGPGRITAYLPSGGPFVRMDSHVYPDYVVPPSYDSLLGKLIVWAPTREKAIERMKRALNDTIITGVPTTIEYHKLILDVEDFKSGKVDTAFIPKHEQELAAPHNLAKI; this is translated from the exons ATGGATGCCACACTGCCGTTTTGTAAATCTGTCACCTCACCTCCT GGTTTATTTGTGGGGAGAAGTAGAGGAATCAGAGCTTCCCAATGTAGCTTTATGGTGGGAACTAGTAGAGTGAACTTTCCTCGGCAAAGAGTTGTGGGTGCCCAAGTTGGTGGTTATAAATCTAAGAAGCGTGGAGGAGCTCTCAATGCTACATGTCGTGCTGAGAAAATTCTGATTGCAAATAGAGGAGAGATTGCGGTTCGGGTCATTAGAACTGCTCATGAGATGGGGATACCTTGTGTGGCTGTTTACTCAACCATTGACAAGGATGCACTCCACGTGAAATTGGCAGATGAATCAGTTTGCATTGGTGAAGCGCCAAGCAATCAGTC GTATTTATTAATTCCAAATGTTCTATCCGCTGCTATCAGCCATAAGTGTACAATGCTGCATCCTGGATATGGTTTCCTAGCTGAGAATGCAGTATTTGTTGAAATGTGCAAAGAACATCGAATCAACTTCATTGGGCCTAAC CCTGACAGTATCCGTGTTATGGGTGACAAGTCAACTGCTAGAGAAACGATGAAGAAGGCAGGTGTTCCGACTGTACCAGGAAGTGATGGATTATTACAG AGCACAGAAGAAGCAATTAGGCTTGCCAACGAGATTGGATATCCTGTTATGATCAAG GCAACAGCAGGTGGTGGTGGCCGTGGCATGCGTCTAGCTAAAGAACCTGATGAGTTTGTGAAGTTGCTACAG CAAGCCAAGAGTGAGGCAGCAGCTGCATTTGGAAATGATGGAGTTTATTTGGAGAAGTACATTCAAAATCCTAGGCATATTGAGTTCCAG GTCCTTGCAGATAAATATGGTAATGTCGTCCACTTTGGAGAGCGTGATTGCAGCATCCAG AGACGGAATCAAAAGCTGCTGGAAGAAGCACCCTCTCCTGCATTGACCCCAGAGTTGAGGAAAGCAATGGGTGACGCAGCGGTTGCAGCAGCAGCATCTATAGGTTACATTGGTGTTGGAACAGTTGAGTTCCTTTTGGACGAAAGAGGTTCCTTCTACTTTATGGAAATGAACACTCGGATCCAG GTTGAGCATCCTGTGACAGAAATGATTTCTTCTGTGGACTTGATTGAGGAACAAATTCTTGTAGCTATGGGAGAAAAACTCCGGTACAAACAG GAAGATATTGTGCTCAGAGGACATTCAATTGAATGCCGTATTAATGCAGAAGATGCCTTTAAAGGATTCCGACCTGGGCCAG GGAGAATAACAGCATATTTGCCATCAGGAGGTCCATTTGTTAGAATGGATAGCCATGTTTATCCTGACTATGTGGTTCCTCCAAGCTATGATTCCCTTCTAGGAAAG CTTATTGTATGGGCTCCAACAAGAGAAAAGGCAATTGAGCGCATGAAAAGAGCTCTTAATGACACTATTATTACTG GAGTTCCAACAACCATTGAATACCATAAACTTATACTTGATGTGGAG GATTTCAAAAGTGGCAAAGTTGATACTGCCTTTATCCCAAAGCATGAGCAGGAATTAGCAGCG CCCCATAACCTGGCAAAGATCTAG